From a single Cyprinus carpio isolate SPL01 chromosome A3, ASM1834038v1, whole genome shotgun sequence genomic region:
- the LOC122138170 gene encoding MIEF1 upstream open reading frame protein-like: protein MGGWSRSAVLQLYRALLRAGQHLQYTDRDYYRRTVTREFRRCQTLSVPAEREDALKRGQFFLSSGLGGLV from the coding sequence ATGGGCGGCTGGTCCCGCAGTGCTGTGCTGCAGCTGTACCGAGCACTGCTCCGTGCAGGTCAACACCTACAGTACACCGACCGTGATTACTACCGGCGCACAGTGACCCGAGAGTTCCGGCGCTGCCAGACCCTCAGCGTCCCAGCAGAGAGGGAGGACGCGCTGAAGAGAGGCCAGTTCTTCCTCAGCAGCGGGCTGGGAGGGTTGGTGTAG
- the LOC109049412 gene encoding uncharacterized protein LOC109049412 gives MEQPDYPIPELDVTLQEASRVLQLTLNPDQYQHYKTALLQQKDALQEVQEQLKKHISGRENWVTEEFKKRLLSCYDPLPNSTAIPSVLPSSKLKGEFAQTERATALLWAVAKLYSEPWLVEGDVPTERTQQSQVFAASRLPGKSQDELKTYPDSLHAILTCRGGIFPIQILWQPSSGESLSPLPLNDIYAQLVHAMSHPAASPGQDPSTICGLSSLHRQVWHSVRTDILNAGGEAAVSLGMMESAILAVSLEDTPAPADLANILNAVRLGEKDGRCLRYYDKVVNLVVFKDGQAGMLFEHSALDGMVAGLVVERLWQLSESENIEMINTQTNGLPPPSNAGSLHPKPLKMPLGGITIPNQSLSSLLKASQSVMTFEVSSYPDVFTTLRGHRGLYDAWINFTLQLSLRQTLGDAATSLIMVTPTHMRHFKHGRCDPTYSTTVRSHQLVTALSSCIGPDKVPRYTNELFRLFHLALLEHKNLIKATKLGLGVGPHLAALRRSMSQDNPLKKFLDPFGCPSIYLTGSDLMEGVECAVGNVYAADQLAVTYLGRKDKVRLVLNGKGTFANILGNLKERLELNLKLVMLLALRYAIAGQMGAIECLLQDNEEKLVNGSSVDDAVKAVEQKGHNKTRKTDFTLVIHGGAGEEMMLNQKVIGTIEFALQTALTLGAQVLFHGGSSLDAVQRSVVALEDCFLFNAGKGSVYNREGEHEMEATIVDGHGKNSGSVACLRKVKNPIKAARCVMEKSLHSLLIGEGAEEFLGSLGEKDTTLKSEYFDTDIRYKELLMKSGNSKNNHPQTVGAVALDKWGKLAAATSTGGLVGKWKGRVGDTAIVGAGVYADEKLAVTCSGDGDAFLRQSVAHKVASLYNLKGYSLRQACREVIHNDLEEKCAGIIAVDHHGETVIETNAGVMFVGSMVNGIPRTEALRPMRGFSNVIWETNELVAHLQPNPWTPGATILTRKTINGPRSIFQLVLPDYIAMMQGARTVANLLCEKLGVHRCALVSMPEFDKPAYIKVLPLHGLEPNWKPHLAKEMEFNPYDPGYCSSKSGPRCEDIHLDQVQAKICSQLPTPNAPSCFDFHGDPSDGGLFPRIIRGEEQQWRVWEDNEHVAFLTPFPNTPGFTVLVPRKPLTSDIFRLNESDSTALIVAIRKVAHLLQEGMNAHGVALIFEGFEFDYAHAKLIPLVPQPNALKPPTVASQFCPTYAGYVTSVDGPPANKEDLTEMHTKITKTTAPQSWEHPQTHAASAIKSKWYRNLFQIQNTLFHSTVEYFHNKCKYAYALTPITTDTISSPMGLGSDSEPVFVNMLGQDVYLADSMQFVLEYFMRFHDGLPGAYYVSPSFRGEDPDATHLNQFYHVECELLGDMNIAISIAEGYVAHLTQAMLKEHSNIILNTAGTLSHAQELLKNLEKPLPRVTLDQAIHIMPSSDCLEWVQEGQPQFGRKLTRKGEKVLIEKYGGAVWLTEMDHLGVPFYQAYTEGSGRSKAKAADLLLGLGETIGLGERHSTPEMVREALQHHAVPEDSYKWYINMRQVIPLLTSGWGMGTERYLCWLLQHKDVRDMQIIPRMKAKKFMP, from the exons ATGGAGCAACCTGATTATCCTATTCCAGAACTGGATGTTACGCTCCAGGAGGCTAGTCGGGTGCTTCAGCTCACTTTAAATCCTGACCAGTACCAACACTATAAAACTGCCCTTCTTCAGCAGAAAGATGCACTCCAGGAAGTCCAAGAACAGCTAAAGAAACACATCTCTGGACGTGAGAACTGGGTGACCGAGGAATTCAAAAAGCGGCTGCTCTCCTGCTACGATCCTCTGCCCAATTCCACTGCTATTCCTTCTGTCCTGCCCTCCTCTAAGCTAAAGGGGGAGTTTGCACAGACAGAGCGGGCTACGGCCCTGCTGTGGGCAGTTGCTAAGCTGTACAGTGAACCATGGCTGGTGGAAGGGGATGTACCAACTGAGCGAACACAACAGTCGCAGGTTTTTGCGGCTAGTCGCTTACCAGGCAAGAGCCAGGATGAGCTAAAG ACATATCCAGACAGCCTTCACGCCATATTGACCTGTCGAGGGGGTATATTTCCGATTCAAATTTTATGGCAACCAAGTTCAGGGGAATCTCTTTCTCCTTTACCTCTCAATGACATCTATGCCCAACTGGTGCATGCAATGAGTCACCCAGCAGCATCCCCCGGACAAGACCCGTCTACTATTTGTGGTCTGTCTTCTCTTCATCGCCAAGTCTGGCATTCTGTGagaactgatattttaaatgcaGGGGGAGAAGCAGCCGTTTCTCTTGGAATGATGGAGAGTGCCATTCTGGCTGTTTCCCTGGAAGACACTCCAGCACCGGCTGATCTTGCAAATATACTCAATGCTGTCCGGCTAGGAGAGAAAGATGGCAGATGTTTGAGATACTATGATaaa GTGGTGAACTTGGTGGTTTTTAAAGATGGCCAAGCAGGCATGTTGTTCGAGCATAGTGCCCTGGATGGAATGGTAGCTGGACTTGTCGTTGAACGTCTGTGGCAGCTCTCAGAATCAGAAAACATAGAAATGATAAACACCCAAACCAATGGTTTACCTCCACCCTCAAATGCTGGTTCCCTTCATCCTAAACCTCTGAAAATGCCACTGGGAGGCATAACTATCCCAAATCAGTCTCTTTCTAGCCTTCTAAAAGCCAGCCAATCTGTCATGACTTTTGAAGTTTCATCTTACCCAGATGTGTTTACCACCTTAAGGGGGCACCGAGGTTTATATGATGCATGGATTAATTTTACTTTGCAGCTATCCTTGAGGCAAACACTTGGGGATGCAGCTACTAGCCTTATCATGGTAACACCTACTCACATGCGTCACTTCAAACACGGCCGCTGTGATCCCACATACTCCACAACTGTGAGATCTCACCAGCTTGTTACAGCACTATCGTCCTGCATTGGCCCAGACAAGGTTCCCCGGTACACAAATGAGCTTTTCAGGCTCTTTCATCTTGCCCTTTTAGAGCACAAAAACCTCATTAAAGCCACAAAACTTGGCCTTGGTGTGGGGCCTCATCTGGCAGCCTTGCGCAGATCTATGTCTCAAGATAACCCACTCAAAAAGTTTCTTGACCCTTTTGGATGCCCTTCAATTTACTTGACAGGATCAGATCTGATGGAGGGAGTTGAGTGTGCTGTAGGTAATGTGTATGCTGCAGACCAATTGGCAGTCACATATCTCGGCAGGAAGGACAAAGTACGTCTAGTGCTGAATGGGAAGGGTACTTTTGCCAACATTCTGGGAAATCTCAAAGAAAGACTTGAGCTCAATCTAAAACTAGTAATGCTTCTGGCACTAAGGTATGCCATTGCTGGGCAGATGGGAGCCATTGAATGTCTCCTGCAAGATAATGAAGAAAAACTAGTAAATGGATCTTcagtggatgatgcagtcaaagCTGTAGAGCAGAAAGGACACAACAAAACCAGGAAGACAGATTTCACTTTAGTGATTCATGGCGGGGCAGGAGAGGAAATGATGTTGAATCAAAAGGTGATTGGGACCATCGAATTTGCACTACAAACAGCTCTAACTCTTGGAGCACAAGTGCTTTTTCATGGAGGTAGTAGTCTGGATGCAGTACAAAGAAGTGTAGTTGCATTGGAGGATTGTTTCTTGTTTAATGCTGGCAAGGGATCAGTATATAACAGAGAGGGGGAGCATGAAATGGAAGCCACCATTGTGGATGGGCATGGAAAGAACTCTGGATCTGTGGCTTGCCTGCGAAAAGTGAAAAACCCAATTAAAGCAGCCCGATGTGTTATGGAAAAGAGTTTGCACTCATTACTAATTGGAGAAGGTGCAGAAGAGTTTCTAGGCAGTCTTGGAGAGAAAGATACAACACTGAAATCAGAGTATTTTGACACTGACATAAGATACAAGGAGCTGCTTATGAAGTCAGGTAATAGCAAGAACAACCATCCTCAAACTGTAGGTGCAGTTGCACTGGATAAGTGGGGCAAGTTAGCAGCAGCCACATCTACCGGAGGTTTAGTTGGCAAGTGGAAAGGCAGAGTCGGTGACACTGCTATAGTGGGGGCAGGAGTATATGCTGATGAGAAACTTGCCGTGACATGCTCTGGTGATGGTGATGCTTTCTTACGCCAGTCAGTGGCTCACAAAGTAGCCAGCTTATACAACCTCAAAGGTTACAGTCTCAGACAGGCTTGTCGGGAAGTCATCCATAACGATCTGGAGGAAAAGTGTGCAGGAATTATTGCTGTAGACCATCATGGTGAAACCGTTATTGAAACCAATGCTGGGGTCATGTTTGTTGGTTCAATGGTCAACGGCATTCCTCGAACTGAAGCTTTGAGACCTATGAGGGGGTTTTCAAATGTGATTTGGGAGACTAATGAATTGGTAGCTCACCTACAGCCCAATCCTTGGACCCCAGGAGCCACTATTCTCACTCGAAAAACCATTAATGGACCTAGAAGCATTTTTCAGTTAGTGTTACCTGACTACATAGCAATGATGCAGGGGGCACGGACTGTTGCCAATCTCCTTTGCGAGAAACTTGGTGTGCACCGCTGTGCCCTTGTGTCCATGCCAGAATTCGACAAGCCAGCCTACATCAAAGTCTTACCCCTCCATGGCCTAGAACCAAACTGGAAGCCTCATTTAGCTAAGGAAATGGAGTTCAATCCTTATGACCCTGGATACTGTAGTTCCAAAAGTGGTCCACGATGTGAAGATATACATCTTGACCAAGTGCAGGCAAAGATTTGCTCTCAACTTCCAACACCCAATGCCCCTTCTTGCTTTGACTTCCATGGGGATCCCTCTGATGGTGGCCTTTTCCCACGCATTATCCGTGGTGAAGAGCAACAGTGGCGTGTCTGGGAAGACAATGAACATGTGGCCTTCCTTACTCCTTTTCCAAATACACCAGGCTTTACAGTTCTAGTGCCAAGAAAACCTCTTACCAGTGACATTTTCCGTCTGAATGAGAGTGACTCTACAGCCCTAATTGTGGCAATACGAAAGGTTGCTCATCTTTTGCAAGAAGGAATGAATGCCCATGGTGTAGCTCTTATATTTGAAGGCTTTGAATTTGATTATGCCCATGCCAAACTGATTCCATTAGTTCCTCAACCTAATGCCCTAAAACCTCCAACTGTGGCTTCTCAGTTCTGCCCAACTTATGCAGGATATGTAACATCGGTAGATGGGCCCCCAGCTAACAAAGAGGACCTTACAGAGATGCACACCAAGATCACAAAGACCACTGCCCCTCAGTCCTGGGAACACCCCCAGACCCATGCTGCATCCGCCATTAAGAGCAAATGGTATCGCAATCTCTTTCAAATCCAAAACACCCTGTTTCATAGCACGGTAGAGTACTTCCACAACAAATGCAAGTATGCTTATGCACTGACACCTATCACAACTGACACAATCTCTTCTCCAATGGGCCTGGGGTCAGATTCTGAGCCTGTGTTTGTCAACATGTTGGGCCAAGATGTATATCTTGCGGACTCTATGCAGTTTGTTTTAGAGTACTTTATGAGGTTTCACGATGGACTTCCCGGGGCTTACTACGTGTCCCCCAGTTTCAGAGGGGAAGATCCTGATGCTACACATCTAAACCAGTTCTACCATGTGGAATGTGAGCTCCTGGGGGACATGAATATAGCCATTAGTATAGCTGAAGGCTATGTTGCCCATTTGACTCAGGCAATGCTAAAGGAACATTCCAACATTATCTTAAACACAGCTGGTACACTATCTCATGCCCAAGAACTACTGAAGAACTTAGAAAAACCCCTTCCAAGAGTAACCTTGGATCAAGCCATTCACATTATGCCTTCCTCTGATTGCCTTGAATGGGTTCAGGAGGGACAACCACAGTTTGGAAGAAAGCTAACTCGAAAGGGAGAAAAAGTTCTAATTGAAAAGTATGGAGGTGCTGTTTGGCTGACAGAAATGGACCATCTTGGAGTGCCCTTCTACCAAGCATACACTGAAGGTTCAGGCAGGAGCAAAGCCAAGGCGGCTGACCTCCTCTTAGGGTTAGGGGAGACAATAGGACTTGGGGAACGTCATTCTACACCTGAAATGGTACGAGAGGCCTTACAACACCATGCTGTACCAGAGGACTCATACAAATGGTACATCAACATGCGCCAAGTCATCCCTCTTCTTACAAGTGGATGGGGTATGGGCACAGAGAGATACCTATGCTGGCTTCTGCAGCACAAAGATGTCAGGGACATGCAAATCATACCCAGAATGAAAGCCAAAAAGTTCATGCCTTAA
- the LOC122138178 gene encoding 3-mercaptopyruvate sulfurtransferase-like: MAAQARALVAARWLADAVKSNRAGPNLRILDASWYLPKMKRNPRAEFEISHIPGASFFDIDECCDKSSEFDHMLPTEGEFAHYVGDLGIGNNTHVVVYDAIDFGSFSAPRVWWMFRVFGHTSVSVLDGGLKNWLTEGHPVTEQYSKPARAEFRASLNKSWVKTYEDILNNIKTREFQVVDARANGRFRGVEPEPRENTEPGHIPGSINMPFPSFLDSTSGLERPVEELKKLFQQAGVDTQRPFWVTCGSGVTACHIGLAAHLCGQPGVCLYDGAWAEWFTRAAPEHVISEGKGKQPR; the protein is encoded by the exons ATGGCTGCTCAAGCTCGAGCTCTCGTAGCGGCGCGATGGCTCGCGGACGCCGTCAAAAGCAACCGAGCGGGACCCAATCTGCGGATACTAGATGCATCTTGGTATCTACCTAAAATGAAACGCAACCCCAGGGCCGAGTTTGAAATAAGTCACATCCCCGGAGCCTCGTTTTTCGACATCGACGAGTGTTGTGACAAAAGCTCCGAGTTTGACCACATGCTGCCTACCGAGGGCGAGTTCGCACACTATGTGGGTGACCTGGGAATAGGGAACAACACTCATGTCGTCGTTTACGACGCCATTGACTTCGGCTCGTTCTCTGCTCCACGGGTGTGGTGGATGTTTAGGGTGTTCGGGCACACGTCGGTGTCGGTTCTGGACGGCGGGCTCAAGAACTGGTTAACGGAGGGTCATCCGGTCACCGAGCAATATAGTAAACCAGCGCGCGCCGAGTTCAGGGCGTCCTTAAACAAGTCCTGGGTCAAAACTTatgaagacattttaaacaatattaaaaccaGAGAATTTCAAGTAGTCGACGCCAGAGCCAATGGAAGATTTCGTGGGGTTGAACCAGAGCCGAGGGAAA ACACCGAGCCTGGTCATATTCCTGGATCGATCAACATGCCTTTTCCCAGCTTCCTGGACTCGACGTCAGGTCTAGAGCGTCCTGTGGAGGAACTCAAGAAGCTCTTCCAGCAGGCCGGCGTTGACACGCAGAGGCCCTTCTGGGTCACCTGTGGCTCAGGTGTGACAGCCTGTCACATCGGCCTCGCTGCTCACCTGTGCGGCCAGCCGGGGGTCTGTCTGTATGATGGCGCGTGGGCCGAGTGGTTCACCAGAGCTGCACCTGAACATGTGATCTCTGAGGGAAAAGGAAAACAGCCACGCTGA
- the LOC109049122 gene encoding SUMO-conjugating enzyme UBC9-like, producing MSGIALSRLSQERKAWRKDHPFGFVAVPTKNPDGTMNLMNWECAIPGKKGTLWEGGLYKLRMLFKDDYPSSPPKCKFEPPIFHPNVYPSGTVCLSILEEEKDWRPAITIKQILLGIQELLNEPNIQDPAQAEAYTIYCQNRMDYEKRVRAQAKRFAPT from the exons ATGTCCGGAATCGCTTTGAGTAGACTGTCACAGGAGCGCAAAGCCTGGAGGAAAGACCATCCTTTT GGTTTCGTGGCTGTACCAACCAAAAACCCAGACGGCACCATGAACCTCATGAACTGGGAGTGTGCGATACCAGGGAAAAAGGGG ACTCTTTGGGAGGGAGGCTTGTACAAACTGAGAATGCTCTTTAAGGATGATTACCCATCTTCTCCACCCAAAT GCAAGTTTGAGCCTCCAATCTTCCATCCAAATGTCTATCCTTCAGGAACAGTGTGTCTGTCCATACTGGAGGAAGAGAAGGATTGGAGACCAGCCATCACCATCAAACAA ATTTTGTTGGGCATCCAGGAGCTCCTGAATGAGCCCAACATTCAGGACCCAGCGCAGGCGGAGGCCTATACGATATACTG TCAAAACAGGATGGACTATGAAAAGCGTGTGAGGGCACAAGCTAAGAGATTCGCTCCTACATAG